The segment GAAGGCCATGCCGACGCGGCGCTGGCCCTGATCGACGGCGGCGCCGACGTCAACCGGGTGAGCGCCGCCGACGGGACGAGCGCGCTGCTCGTCGCTTCCATCAACGGGCACTTCGACCTCGCGTTGCGCCTGCTGGAGCTGGGCGCGGACCCGACGCTCGGGAGCGACGCCGGGGCCACGCCGCTCTACGGCGCCCTCAACATGCACTGGGCGCCGAAGGCGCGGCACCCGCAGCCGACCGACTACCTGCAGCAGTCCACCTCGTACGTGGAGCTGATGCAGGCGCTGATCGACGCCGGGGCCGACGTCAACGCCCGCCTGAGGCGCTCGCTGTGGTACACGACCTACAACCGCGACCTGCTCGGGGTCGACCGCGCCGGGGCCACGCCGTTCTGGCGCGCCGCCCACGCCCTCGATCTCGACGCCATGCGCCTGCTGCTGGCCCACGGCGCCGACCCGCACCTGCCGACGATCAAGGTCCCCTCGCGCCGGCGTCCGCTCGACCCCGATCCGTCGGGTCTGCCGGCGGTGCCCTACGGCGGTCCGGGCGTGCCGCCGCTGCTGGCCGCCTCCGGTGTGGGATACGGCCAGGGCTTCGCGGGCAACTCGCACCGTCACGCCCCGGACGGCTGGCTGCCCGCCGTGCGCTTCCTGGTGGAGGAGGTCGGCGCCGACGTGCACGCCCGCGACCACAACGGCTACAACGCAGTCCACCACGCCGCGGCGCGCGGGGACAACGGCCTGATCCGCTATCTCGTCGCGCGGGGCGTCGACGTCACGCAGGTCAGCCGGATGGGGCAGACCACCGTCGACATGGCCAATGGCCCGGTCCAGCGCATCCAGCCGTTCCCGGACACGATTGCACTGCTGGAGAGCCTCGGCGCGGTGAACAACCACCGCTGCTTGAGCTGTTGACGGACCACCGGGACTCCCGGATGGTACGTGTCAGACGCCGAGGCGGCGGATTCCGGGAACATCGTCGAAGCCGCGGTCGAACGAGAGGATCTCCTGTATTTCGTGTTGTCGCATCACCGCGGCATGCAGCGCGTCACGGGCCGAGAGCGCCGGAGACCCGAGCACGATGTCGCGCGCGCTGTGCAACGTCTCCGCCGTAATCGGGAGAACCTGGTCGACGACGCCGAGGAGTGCGTCGAACGCCGGCTGAATCGCGTCGCGCCGGTCGATCGCGACGTAGCGATGCAGGATCTCCTGCAGCACCTCCGCGTCGCTCACCAGCCGTCGATTGTCGATCGCAAAGCGTTCGAGGAGCCGTTGGGCATCGGCCTTGTGCGGATGCGCGGCGCCCACGAGGTACATCGGGATGTTCGAATCGATCAGAATCATCCGCGGTAGCCCGACTCGATCTCACGCAGCATCCGATCGATGTCCGCGGTTGGGAAATCGTGGCGCGCGGCCGCGCGGATCGCCGCAAGCTTGCGGTCGACGCTACCCGACGCTTCACTACGTTCGGCGCGGCGCAGCTTCTGGCGAACCCATTCCGACAGGGTAAGCCCGTCGCGCCCCGCGAGGCGGCGGTACTCGCCGACTTCCGCTTCGTCCATGACCACCTGCAAGCGGATACTCATTCCGGTAGTATACAGTGAGGCTGTAAGGAGTATTCAGGCGGGCCCCGCTGCGATCCGTGGGGGCAGGTCCGACAGGATATCGTGCCACTGCCCGATGTGCCCGGCATCGTCGAGAATGCCGCTGTGCCCGCCGGTTACCTTGCGGTTGCGGTGGGCGACGTCGAGCGTGCGGGGACCGAAGCGGTTGCCGAGCCAGCGGAACCGGCTCTTCCAGCCCCGCTTGCTGTACAGGTGCACCCACTGGCGGCAGCGCGCCGCCGCCCGGCCGTAGACGCCGTCCATGTCCCGCCGGACCGGCATGTCGACCGTGACGACGTGGATTGGACAGACGTCGGCGTGCATCTCCGCCAGCGCGTAGGCGAGCACCTGTCCGCCGTGGCTGTGGGCGACGATCGTGACGCCGCCCGACTCGTCCAGCTCGCGGCGCCGCGCGCGGAGGAAGCCGCGCAGGGTCTCGCCGCCCGTCCGCCACGCCGGGTGCCTGTCGCGCCACCACGCGACCCACTGGATCAGCAGCCCGTTGACCGCTCCCGACCAGTAGCCGTCGTCCGGTCGGTTCGGATCGCGGTCCTGTTCGACCCGTTCGTAGCCGTGTCCGGCCATCACCCGGTCGAAGGGTGAACCGCGCCGGTACCACGCGTTCTCGTGATCGTGGCGCGAGCGCGCCCATGTGCCGGCAATGGGGATGTATGGCTGTTGCGGCATTGGCTCTCCCGGAACCGGTGGCTCGGAGTCCGCATTCTGGTCCGCGCGCGCAGGGCGTGCATTGACGGATATCAACTCTCGCTCAACCCGTACAGGCTCGATGAGCTGCGCCGGGCCGAAATCGCGGCGGGGCGCCAGATCGTGTGCACCTGTTCACGGAAGTCCGACGTGGTACCGTAGCGAGACGATCGTAGAGACATGCGATGACTTCGGCGTGATCGCCGGCGGCGACGGCCGCGAAATGGACGAGAAGGCCAAGCGCACGGCCCGCAAGAGGGGTATACAGTACGGTTCATGCACAGCAGAGTGGCGCACGCCGAGCGCGAGCTCGAGCGCCGGCTGCGAACAGCGGCGCGGCAAAGCCTCGGTCCCGATGCGACGGTGGTCCAGGTCGACCTCGTGGTAGCCCGGACGCAACAGGGACCGTGGCGGCCGCGGGTGGGAGACGACACCTACGTACGCCGGCTCGTCAAGGAAGAAACGCGTCGCCTCGAGGACGCGCAGTTCGAACGATGGAAGCGCTGATCCTGCTCGACACGACGGAGTTGCTGCGCGTGATGCCGCGCAAGCTGCATGCAGCATGGGCGGAGCTGTGCGGTACGAAAGCGCGGATGCCGCCGACGGTCGCCGACGAGCTCGCCCCGGCCGGCGTGCTGCAGAGCAGGACCGCCGCGCTCAGCGTAGCCGAGGAACTGCTGCAGCCGGATGCGCCGGCACTTGACGACGAGCGCCGGCAGCAACTCGAACGCCAAGCCTGGTGGGCCGCGATGTGGCGCGACCCGGAGTCGCCGTACGAAAAGCTCGAGCTCACCGCCGCGCAGCGGGAGTTGCACACGACGCTGCTGGCCAACTTGCCGCGCGAGTGCTTCCCGACGGCCAACCCGCTGCTGCTGGCCGACAACCGCGACACGCAGATTGTGGGGGAGACGCTCGCGCTGGGCGGCAAGATGCTGCTGACGAGCAACATGCGCACGATCGACCACATTCGGCTGAACGACTGGGCCGTGGACAACGGCGCACGATTCGGGTTCCAGCCCGAGCCCGTGGTCTTCCAGGCAGATGACCAACTGGTGCGGTGGACGCGTTCGCCCGCGGCGGGGGAACGGTGGATCCAGGCCGGTATGCTCGCCTCGTGGCCGGCCCGGGACGACGCCGGCGCCGAGCAGGTGATCCGCGCGACGGTCAAGAACATCGGGACCCTGGTGAGGGCCGGCGGACCACTGCCGAACGCGAGCGCGCGGCTGCTGAACGAGCTCGAGAACCACCCCAATCCGATCGACCTGGTCGAGCGGACGCGCCGCCGGTTCCCGAGCCCGACGATTACGACGGACCGGACCCACCCGAGCTACCCCGACGCGGCGTGAGCCCAACGGGCCAGACGCTCTGTGTGCGCCGAGGTCCGCGCATGTTCCCTCCTCCGCACCCACTCGTCTCGGCAGCGAGAGCTTGCGGCAGGACGGAAATGGGGCGCCCGTCTCGGTTGGCGGACGCCCCATTTCGGATTCTCGGGCGACCCACGAGCGGCCACCCATTCGAACCACCGCGCTACGCGATGATCTGCGGGATCGGCACCCCGTGGACGTCGGTCAGCCGCATGTCGCGGCCGTTGTAGCGGTACGTCAGCCTCTCGTGGTCGATGCCCAGCAGGTGCAGGATGGTGGCGTGCAGGTCGTGCGGCGACACCCGCTGCTCGGCCGCCTTGTAGCCGAACTCGTCGCTGGCGCCGATCACCTGGCCGCCCTGGATGCCGGCCCCGGCCATCCAGCCGGTCATCGTGCCCGGGTTGTGGTCGCGGCCGACGCCGCGCTGCGAGATCGGCATGCGGCCGAACTCGGCGTGCCAGACGAGCAGCGTCTCGTCGAGCATGCCGCGGGCCTTCAGGTCGGTCATCAGGCCGGCGATGGGCAGGTCGGTCTCGGCCGCGTGCTGCGTGTGATTCTCGATGAGGTTGCTGTGCGCGTCCCAGGTGTCGGTGTTCTGCTGGCCGATGCCGCCGTGGAAGAGCTGCACGAAGCGGACGCCGCGCTCCACCAAGCGCCGCGCCATCAGGCACTGCCGCCCGAACGGCTCGGTGATCGGGTTGTCGAGGCCGTAGAGCTTCTTGGTCGCCTCGGACTCGGCCGACACGTCGACCGCCTCGGGCGCGCAACCCTGCATCCGGTAGGCCAGCTCGTAGGACGAGATGCGGGCGGCC is part of the Acidobacteriota bacterium genome and harbors:
- a CDS encoding antitoxin, whose translation is MSIRLQVVMDEAEVGEYRRLAGRDGLTLSEWVRQKLRRAERSEASGSVDRKLAAIRAAARHDFPTADIDRMLREIESGYRG
- a CDS encoding type II toxin-antitoxin system VapC family toxin, whose amino-acid sequence is MILIDSNIPMYLVGAAHPHKADAQRLLERFAIDNRRLVSDAEVLQEILHRYVAIDRRDAIQPAFDALLGVVDQVLPITAETLHSARDIVLGSPALSARDALHAAVMRQHEIQEILSFDRGFDDVPGIRRLGV